Proteins encoded in a region of the Carassius carassius chromosome 49, fCarCar2.1, whole genome shotgun sequence genome:
- the si:ch211-127i16.2 gene encoding amine oxidase [flavin-containing]: MNEDQFDVVVVGAGLSGLSAARRLQKRNPQLSVLVLEARDRVGGRTVSKQLPAANGVDQWDMGGQWVSSSQTHVMELIRELGLEVFPQYTEGKKVHHVGGPHAKIKTYTSSMPSYSPLALLDFTQVLWRINHLTQTISVEDPMSSPNAELYDGMTLHTFMEKYIWTTQVKEELALCSRIVFGLEPSQISFLYFLMYSAAAGGTLRLLETTPGSGQEFRVKGGTQQLSEKLVEQIGKERVRLGAAVMTICQNSENIKVTTSADTVFCKAVIVACPSHLAAKILYEPALPVERQRLTQCLPIGHMTKFIVTYPTAFWKQRGFSGEIVVRPSEDCPLSVTFDATSPRGSPALVGFITGVQAHDWCDRKMEERRDAVISSLVKYLGPEASTYIHYEEKDWAKEEWSGGCPVNVMTPGMLTYYHPSLRKPFGRINWAGTETATQWCGYINGAIQAGQRAAMEVLAQMCPSSLSQEELDAVRASLKHSDPRKDSKCSSSKCYYLFGVVMTAAALVTAYLLAKPELGFEWF, encoded by the exons ATGAATGAGGATCAGTTTGACGTAGTTGTAGTCGGCGCGGGACTTTCCGGCCTCAGCGCAGCTCGCAGGCTGCAAAAGAGAAACCCTCAACTCAGCGTCCTGGTTCTGGAGGCCAGAG ACCGTGTCGGAGGACGTACTGTAAGTAAACAATTGCCAGCTGCGAATGGCGTTGACCAGTGGGACATGGGGGGACAGTGGGTGTCCAG CTCGCAGACCCATGTCATGGAACTTATTCGAGAGCTTGGTTTGGAGGTCTTCCCACAATACACTGAGGGCAAGAAGGTGCATCACGTGGGTGGTCCGCATGCCAAAATCAAAACGTACACCTCTAGCATGCCGTCATACTCCCCACTGGCCCTGCTGGACTTCACCCAGGTTCTGTGGCGG ATTAACCATCTTACTCAGACCATATCAGTTGAAGACCCAATGAGTTCTCCTAATGCTGAGCTGTATGATGGCATGACGCTTCACACCTTCATGGAAAAATACATCTGGACCACAC AGGTGAAAGAGGAGCTGGCTTTGTGTAGCCGTATCGTTTTTGGCTTGGAACCCTCTCAGATCTCCTTCCTGTATTTTCTGATGTACTCCGCTGCAGCAGGGGGCACCCTACGACTCCTGGAGACCACACCTGGCTCGGGTCAGGAGTTCAGGGTCAAG GGGGGCACTCAGCAGCTGTCAGAGAAGCTAGTGGAGCAGATCGGCAAAGAACGGGTTCGGCTTGGCGCCGCCGTAATGACCATATGTCAG AATTCAGAGAACATAAAAGTTACAACTTCTGCAGACACAGTCTTTTGTAAAGCTGTCATTGTTGCGTGTCCTTCTCACTTGGCAG CCAAGATCCTTTACGAGCCTGCCCTGCCAGTGGAGCGTCAGCGCCTCACCCAGTGCCTGCCCATTGGCCACATGACAAAGTTTATCGTCACTTACCCCACT GCCTTTTGGAAGCAGAGAGGTTTCTCGGGGGAAATCGTGGTGCGTCCCTCTGAGGACTGTCCTTTAAGTGTCACATTTGATGCCACCAGCCCCAGAGGCAGTCCTGCGCTGGTGGGGTTCATCACTGGAGTACAGGCCCATGACTGGTGCGACAGAAAg ATGGAGGAGAGAAGAGATGCTGTGATCTCCAGCCTGGTGAAGTACCTTGGTCCGGAGGCGTCCACCTACATTCACTACGAAGAAAAG gACTGGGCAAAAGAAGAGTGGAGTGGAGGCTGTCCTGTGAATGTAATGACCCCTGGGATGCTAACATATTACCACCCAAGTCTTCGAAAGCCCTTCGGCAG GATTAATTGGGCCGGCACAGAGACGGCCACCCAATGGTGTGGATACATTAATGGAGCCATTCAGGCCGGTCAGCGGGCAGCTATGGAGGTCCTGGCTCAGATGTGTCCTTCTTCTCTGTCCCAGGAGGAACTGGACGCAGTGCGAGCTTCCCTGAAACACAGTGACCCAAGAAAGGATTCAAAGTGTTCATCGTCTAAGTGTTATTACCTCTTTGGGGTGGTAATGACAGCGGCTGCTCTGGTGACAGCCTACCTTTTGGCCAAACCAGAACTGGGATTTGAatggttttaa